From the Cryptomeria japonica chromosome 2, Sugi_1.0, whole genome shotgun sequence genome, one window contains:
- the LOC131873658 gene encoding uncharacterized protein LOC131873658 yields the protein MVDAIAICGAGFKAPSDFELSGPILIELVADVKATLEDQREIWKKGCTIMIDGWTDRRNQTLLNFLVSSAGGTMFMKSIDASTHSKNATYLCEVIEVIYEVGEENVVQVVTDNAANYVAAGKLLMERHPSIFWSPCAAHCVKFMLEDIGKIAWIRTCVEKAKNICKFVYNHAWVLNLMRQYTGQKELARLGITRFATNFITLQSLIRSKATLRRMFVGEEWTSSSYATSAAGVDVADYIFDEPGFWTPCAEIVKFIEPLVVLLCVVDGEKPAMGYIYEGMDRAKEGIRSAYEGDESKYRPIWDIIDRRW from the exons ATGGTTGATGCCATCGCTATTTGTGGGGCGGGTTTCAAAGCCCCTTCTGATTTCGAGTTAAGTGGCCCAATTTTGATAGAATTGGTGGCTGATGTAAAAGCCACATTAGAGGATCAacgagagatatggaagaagggttgcaccatcatgatcgATGGTTGGACTGATAGGAGAAATCAGAcgctcctaaattttcttgtttcttctgcag GTGGCACCATGTTCATGAAGTCCATTGATGCTTCTACACATTCTAAAAATGCCACTTACCTATGTGAGGTTATAGAGGTCATATATGAAGTGGGTGAGGAGAATGTAGTACAAGTGGTGACcgataatgcagcaaattatgttgctgcaggtaaacttttgatggagaggcacccatctatattttggtctccatgtgcCGCCCATTGCGTTAAATTCATGTTGGAGGAcattggtaagattgcatggattaggaCATGTGTAGAgaaggcaaaaaatatttgcaaatttgtataCAATCATGCATGGGTCCTTAACTTAATGAGGCAATACACGGGGCAGAAGGAGTTGGCTCGTCTTGGAATCACTAGATTTGCCACTAACTTCATCACACTGCAATCCTTGATTCGGAGTAAGGCAACTTTGAGAcgtatgtttgttggtgaggagtggacttcctcatcctatgctactaGTGCTGCAGGAGTTGATGTGGCAGATTACATTTTTGATGAGCCAGGCTTTTGGACCCCTTGTGCTGAGATTGTGAAG TTCATTGAGCCCTTGGTAGTTCTCCTATGTGTTGTTGACGGGgagaagcccgcaatgggctacatatacgagggcatggatagggccaaggagggcaTCAGATCTGCCTATGAAGGGGATGAGAGTAAGTATCGTCCCATTTGGGATATCATTGACAGGAGATGGTAG